In one window of Miscanthus floridulus cultivar M001 chromosome 12, ASM1932011v1, whole genome shotgun sequence DNA:
- the LOC136496980 gene encoding transcription factor MYB16-like, with amino-acid sequence MGRSPCCEKDGLKKGPWMPEEDQKLLAYIEQHGHGCWRSLPAKAGLQRCGKSCRLRWTNYLRPDIKRGKFNLQEEQSIIQLHALLGNRWSAIATHLPKRTDNEIKNYWNTHLKKRLAKMGIDPVTHKPRSGALGTGGAGGAGAGGGAAGAQHARAAAHLSHTAQWESARLEAEARLAREARLRALAASAASASASVSAPPPQMPGGPAAAHRLDSPTSTLSFSESAALASVLQEAHGAATAAAAATRAAMQPMQAYEVACKEQQQQQWGDHVVNVADAGFAAAGFTGLLLDGSLSQQDLRPATRHDEDAAEADAGLQETEEENYWDSIMSLVNSSSLPTSSVAVPAPEAYPSSASLQTSMAMPALEAYSSPASLQATSVAMPALEAYSSSASLQTSVAMPAPEAYSSSASLSTSVIAVPAPEASLTLRRWSSDS; translated from the exons ATGGGGCGATCGCCGTGCTGCGAGAAGGATGGGCTGAAGAAGGGGCCGTGGATGCCGGAGGAGGACCAGAAGCTGCTCGCCTACATTGAGCAGCACGGCCACGGCTGCTGGCGCTCGCTGCCCGCCAAAGCCG GGCTGCAGCGGTGCGGCAAGAGCTGCCGCCTCCGGTGGACGAACTACCTCCGGCCGGACATCAAGCGGGGCAAGTTCAACCTGCAGGAGGAGCAGAGCATCATCCAGCTCCACGCGCTGCTCGGCAACAG GTGGTCAGCGATCGCGACGCACCTCCCGAAGCGCACCGACAACGAGATCAAGAACTACTGGAACACGCACCTCAAGAAGCGGCTGGCCAAGATGGGCATCGACCCGGTCACTCACAAGCCGCGCTCCGGCGCGCTCGGGACAGGCGGAGCAGGaggggccggcgccggcggcggtgcCGCGGGCGCGCAGCACGCCAGGGCCGCTGCGCACCTCAGCCACACGGCGCAGTGGGAGAGCGCGCGGCTCGAGGCCGAGGCGCGCCTGGCGCGCGAGGCCAGGCTGCGCGCGCTCgcggcctccgccgcctccgcgtccgcgtccgtctcggcgccgccgccgcagatGCCCGGAGGACCCGCCGCGGCGCACCGGCTCGACTCGCCGACGTCCACGCTCAGCTTCTCCGAGAGCGCGGCGCTCGCCTCGGTCCTGCAGGAGGCTCACGGCGCCGCAACGGCTGCGGCCGCGGCCACGCGCGCAGCCATGCAGCCCATGCAGGCGTACGAGGTGGCGTgcaaggagcagcagcagcagcagtggggcGATCACGTTGTCAATGTCGCTGACGCAGGCTTCGCCGCGGCGGGGTTCACGGGCCTGCTTCTCGACGGCTCCTTGAGCCAGCAGGATCTGAGGCCGGCGACGAGGCACGACGAGGACGCGGCCGAAGCGGACGCCGGGCTGCAGGAGACGGAGGAGGAGAACTACTGGGACAGCATAATGAGCCTGGTAAACTCGTCGTCGTTGCCGACATCATCAGTAGCAGTGCCCGCTCCCGAGGCGTACCCGTCTTCGGCGTCGTTGCAGACGTCAATGGCGATGCCCGCGCTCGAGGCGTACTCGTCTCCGGCGTCGTTGCAGGCGACGTCCGTGGCGATGCCCGCGCTCGAGGCGTACTCCTCGTCAGCGTCGTTGCAGACGTCAGTCGCGATGCCGGCGCCCGAGGCGTACTCGTCGTCGGCCTCGTTGTCGACGTCAGTCATCGCTGTGCCCGCGCCCGAGGCCTCGTTGACTCTCCGGCGCTGGAGTTCTGACTCGTGA
- the LOC136496981 gene encoding small ribosomal subunit protein cS23-like — MLPMAVHPTTTPALSPRARVSPPRPSTSLAATSSSPCSRTVSFKSRRLPLRSLRSVVAAAAADAVGAEEEEVQLGGGVDAVDEEEAENKVVVPGRQDPMLVLKFIWMEKNIGIALDQLVPGYGSIPLSPYYFWPRKDAWEELRAKLEEKEWISQKQMIILLNQATDIINLWQQGGGSLST; from the exons ATGCTCCCAATGGCCGTGCACCCCACGACCACGCCGGCCTTGTCCCCGCGCGCCCGCGTCTCCCCGCCCAGGCCTTCCACCTCCCTGGCCGCCACCTCGTCCTCTCCCTGCTCTCGCACCGTCAGTTTCAAGAGCAGGAGGCTGCCACTTCGCTCTCTCCGCAGCGtcgtcgccgctgccgccgccgatgCCGTCGGGGCAGAGGAAGAAGAGGTGCAGCTAGGTGGAGGTGTGGATGCGGTCGACGAGGAGGAAGCGGAG AATAAGGTGGTGGTGCCCGGGAGACAGGACCCGATGCTGGTACTCAAGTTCATCTGGATGGAGAAGAATATTGGCATAGCACTCGACCAATTGGTTCCTGGCTATGGCAGCATCCCGTTAAGCCCATACTACTTTTGGCCACGGAAAGACGCGTGGGAGGAGCTTAGAGCGAAGTTGGAAGAGAAAGAGTGGATCTCGCAGAAGCAGATGATCATCCTTCTCAACCAGGCCACCGATATCATCAACCTCTGGCAGCAGGGTGGCGGGAGCCTGTCGACATGA